One Cupriavidus necator N-1 DNA window includes the following coding sequences:
- a CDS encoding FAD-dependent monooxygenase produces MNAPHSQIVIVGGSLAGLTLALACASRGVPVHVVERSARRVQGGDSLSVDLPALAATVGHNPRLHPILPVVPAYRDRHLTTWPALYSWLHDRAAETPGILIEEGKSVTSVANVGDRAQLLFSDGTEMVADAVIGADGYRSTVRQAIAPDAPLARHAGYVVWRGLIDERVLGRPIPLPATGGLWIEFVEGYRLVAAVLPGRDGSLEVGHRQVTFAWFDVHREALLRRTNRLTADGYLVGTLGPGTIDTEVREELLALVPRLWPATWAEAVDVGIRSTDVLSGAPIAEYEPSRLSAGRLAIVGDAAHVVSPMTGRGFATGVEDAAVLSRLLADQHVGESVSAPLARYEAARLPFVRALVNHSRRISADYLRYARGP; encoded by the coding sequence ATGAACGCCCCCCACTCGCAAATCGTTATCGTCGGCGGCTCACTTGCCGGCCTCACGCTTGCATTGGCGTGCGCATCAAGAGGTGTGCCGGTTCATGTTGTCGAGCGCTCGGCCCGCCGCGTACAAGGTGGCGACAGTCTGAGTGTGGATCTTCCGGCGCTGGCAGCGACCGTCGGTCATAATCCGCGGTTGCATCCCATATTGCCCGTCGTACCCGCCTATCGTGATCGTCATCTGACCACCTGGCCGGCGCTGTATTCGTGGCTGCATGACCGCGCTGCCGAAACGCCGGGCATTCTCATTGAGGAAGGAAAATCCGTCACATCGGTCGCAAACGTGGGTGATCGCGCGCAACTTCTCTTTTCGGATGGAACGGAAATGGTTGCCGACGCGGTGATTGGCGCTGACGGGTACCGCAGCACTGTTCGCCAGGCTATCGCGCCAGACGCGCCCCTTGCACGTCATGCGGGTTACGTTGTGTGGCGGGGTCTGATTGATGAGCGGGTGCTCGGGCGACCCATCCCGTTGCCCGCGACGGGCGGATTGTGGATTGAATTTGTTGAGGGATATCGGTTGGTCGCCGCCGTGCTTCCGGGGCGCGATGGCTCTCTCGAAGTCGGTCACCGCCAGGTCACTTTTGCATGGTTCGATGTGCACCGGGAAGCGTTGCTCCGCCGCACCAATCGGCTGACCGCAGATGGGTACCTAGTGGGGACACTGGGACCCGGAACAATTGACACCGAGGTCCGCGAGGAGTTGCTTGCACTGGTTCCGAGGCTTTGGCCCGCGACATGGGCAGAAGCGGTGGATGTCGGAATCCGCTCGACAGATGTACTGAGTGGCGCCCCTATCGCTGAATATGAACCGTCGCGGCTATCGGCCGGCCGGTTGGCGATCGTGGGTGACGCCGCCCATGTCGTCTCACCCATGACTGGACGTGGCTTTGCGACTGGCGTAGAGGACGCAGCCGTGCTCTCGCGATTACTCGCTGACCAGCACGTCGGCGAATCGGTCTCTGCGCCCCTCGCGCGTTACGAAGCAGCAAGACTTCCTTTCGTCCGTGCGCTGGTGAATCATTCAAGGCGAATCAGCGCGGACTATCTTCGCTACGCAAGAGGACCATGA
- a CDS encoding isochorismatase family protein, with amino-acid sequence MKVERFTAENSALLLIDHQVGTMQLIKNIDQQLAAKQSIALAKMAKILNLPVVITSSQEDRAQGPILPEIAQILPQAHAARIKRPGVVNAWAYPDFRNAVLATGRKNLIMAGVTTDVCLIFPAIDAAVEGFAVQAVMDASGSPSDLSEEFSRQRMHDAGVVLTATNTLMAEIAQDWSTPAGQQLIGLLFSDVFPALGASIS; translated from the coding sequence ATGAAGGTTGAACGATTCACCGCAGAAAATAGCGCATTGCTGCTTATTGACCATCAGGTTGGCACGATGCAGCTGATCAAGAACATCGACCAGCAACTTGCAGCCAAGCAGTCGATCGCGCTGGCCAAGATGGCCAAGATCCTGAATCTGCCGGTTGTGATCACGTCGAGCCAGGAGGACCGGGCGCAAGGCCCGATTCTTCCAGAGATCGCCCAGATCCTGCCTCAGGCACACGCGGCCCGGATCAAGCGTCCCGGCGTGGTGAATGCATGGGCCTATCCCGACTTCCGCAATGCGGTGCTCGCCACCGGGCGCAAGAACCTGATCATGGCGGGCGTGACCACCGACGTCTGCCTTATCTTCCCTGCAATTGATGCTGCAGTCGAGGGCTTTGCTGTTCAGGCCGTGATGGACGCCTCGGGATCGCCGAGCGATCTCTCCGAAGAATTTTCGCGTCAACGGATGCACGACGCCGGCGTGGTGCTCACCGCGACCAACACGCTCATGGCGGAGATCGCGCAGGATTGGTCAACGCCTGCCGGCCAACAGTTGATCGGCTTGTTGTTCAGCGATGTGTTCCCGGCCCTCGGCGCCAGCATCTCCTGA
- a CDS encoding pirin family protein, whose protein sequence is MTTTARMQRANRGSHFRAYRLHGADPALLDPFMGIDHAWMSAPTFPPHPHAGFSAVTYLFLDSETGIANRDSLGNSVLIEPGGLHWTAAGRGVIHEENPAVLGSTTHLLQIFVNLPRERQEAAPFALTLAPQDVPVVQRPGVRIRVPLGSFGDARSPLVPPTDVTLLDISLDAGAALDLPLPAGHQAFVMPIFGSAELDGETFGLDNLGVPIRPATTDATTFKLIGEPGGAKVAVFIGRPLHQPVLSNGPMAFASQESLSAATAAYHRGDLGSL, encoded by the coding sequence ATGACCACCACCGCCCGCATGCAACGCGCTAACCGGGGAAGCCATTTCCGGGCATACCGCCTGCATGGCGCAGATCCGGCGTTACTTGATCCCTTCATGGGAATCGACCATGCCTGGATGAGCGCTCCAACGTTTCCGCCGCATCCACACGCCGGCTTTTCCGCGGTCACCTATCTGTTCCTCGATTCGGAGACAGGCATTGCCAATCGCGATTCGTTGGGCAACAGCGTGCTGATCGAGCCCGGCGGCCTGCATTGGACCGCCGCCGGGCGTGGTGTGATCCATGAGGAGAACCCTGCCGTGTTGGGAAGCACGACCCACCTTCTGCAGATCTTCGTCAATCTCCCTCGGGAACGTCAGGAAGCCGCGCCGTTTGCGCTGACCCTGGCACCGCAGGACGTGCCGGTGGTGCAGCGGCCCGGCGTGCGCATCCGGGTTCCCCTTGGCAGCTTCGGCGACGCGCGCTCCCCGCTGGTACCGCCGACCGACGTCACCTTGCTCGATATCTCGCTAGACGCAGGCGCAGCGCTGGACCTGCCTTTGCCGGCGGGACACCAAGCCTTCGTCATGCCGATATTCGGCAGTGCGGAACTCGATGGAGAGACCTTCGGCCTGGATAACCTCGGTGTTCCGATCCGTCCTGCCACGACCGATGCGACGACATTCAAGCTCATCGGAGAGCCCGGCGGAGCCAAGGTCGCGGTGTTCATTGGTCGCCCTTTGCATCAGCCCGTTCTTTCGAATGGCCCCATGGCTTTCGCGAGCCAGGAGAGTCTGTCCGCAGCAACCGCCGCTTATCACCGCGGCGATCTGGGAAGCCTGTAA
- a CDS encoding alkene reductase, which produces MNKLLTPVRIGRYVAPNRLVMAPMTRSRAGNDGVPSDMTVTYYAQRASAGLIISEGVFPSAMGKGYVHTPGIETEAQVAAWKKVTEAVHARGGRIFMQLMHCGRVSHPSLLDGATPVAPSAIKPEGQAWTPGGQVDFVTPRALGLGEIAGIIDEYRQATRRAIDAGFDGVELHGASGYLPEQFLSTGSNQRQDQYGGSVEGRARFMLDVLAAMVAEAGADRVGIKISPEMNYNSITDAAPQETYTYLVDKLRGMGLAYLHVALFGTKVDYHALLRPLFDGAYLIGSGLTQDSAEAVLDGGKADATVFGSAFLANPDLPERFRQGAALNAPDRDTFFAPPTAKGYIDYPALAAEAV; this is translated from the coding sequence ATGAACAAGCTTCTCACCCCCGTTCGCATTGGTCGCTACGTTGCGCCGAACCGCCTCGTCATGGCCCCGATGACCCGGTCCCGCGCGGGCAACGACGGTGTTCCCAGCGACATGACCGTTACCTATTACGCTCAGCGTGCCAGCGCAGGCCTCATCATCTCGGAAGGCGTATTTCCGTCCGCCATGGGTAAGGGCTACGTGCATACCCCCGGCATCGAGACCGAGGCCCAGGTTGCCGCATGGAAGAAGGTGACTGAGGCCGTGCACGCACGTGGCGGTCGCATATTCATGCAGTTGATGCATTGCGGCCGTGTCTCGCATCCTTCTTTGCTGGATGGCGCGACGCCCGTGGCCCCTTCTGCCATCAAGCCCGAGGGGCAGGCATGGACGCCCGGTGGCCAAGTCGACTTCGTCACGCCCCGCGCACTGGGCCTCGGCGAGATCGCCGGCATCATCGATGAGTATCGCCAGGCCACCCGCCGGGCGATCGACGCCGGATTCGACGGTGTGGAACTGCACGGCGCGTCCGGCTACCTGCCCGAACAATTCCTATCGACGGGCAGCAACCAGCGCCAGGATCAATACGGTGGTTCCGTTGAAGGCCGCGCCCGCTTCATGCTCGACGTGCTGGCTGCCATGGTCGCCGAGGCGGGGGCGGACCGCGTGGGCATCAAGATCTCTCCAGAGATGAACTACAACAGCATCACGGATGCCGCGCCGCAAGAAACCTACACGTATCTCGTCGACAAGCTTCGCGGAATGGGCCTGGCCTATCTGCATGTCGCCCTGTTCGGAACGAAAGTCGACTATCACGCGTTGCTGCGCCCGCTTTTCGACGGCGCATACCTGATCGGAAGCGGCTTGACGCAGGACAGCGCCGAAGCCGTACTCGACGGAGGCAAGGCCGACGCCACCGTATTCGGCAGTGCGTTCCTTGCCAACCCCGACCTGCCGGAACGCTTCCGTCAAGGTGCCGCCCTCAACGCGCCGGACCGCGACACGTTTTTTGCCCCGCCCACCGCCAAGGGATACATCGACTATCCGGCGCTGGCTGCTGAAGCCGTCTAA
- a CDS encoding efflux transporter outer membrane subunit, producing MPASQYLTPAVEIPTQWNQYGDGGDAQTRTRELGAGAPSETGPYDWWRAFGDANLDQLVEDVLVVNSQLAAAAIRIHQARLQAGIAASNAYPRISSGLGLNAGRETGSLRVQGDYSVSLSYELDLWGKLAAERDAARWAARAAEAEREAIRMTLIGDTAKHYWQIGYLNHELVRNEADIANAQRTLAIVRGRHEAGAAHGLDVVRAEQGVATLEALRLNLLAQRTRHRNDLAILLDRPPQGWLHEPGHLPEGHLPGVPDSLPADLLSRRPDLRKAEFELRRLLARINQARAELYPTFSLAGKAGRSSASLVGLLSNPIDGIGLGVVLPLLDWGMRQRGVEVSRDEYEANVAEFRKTWYTALAEVDSALSGRWQLEQQKSLHALSLERAQRAEGLARARFVAGLSDVQPWLDEQKQVRQLQGACAKNRLDRLNNMVTLYKALGGGA from the coding sequence TTGCCGGCCAGCCAATATCTCACTCCTGCCGTGGAAATCCCGACGCAATGGAACCAGTACGGAGACGGTGGCGACGCACAGACGCGCACCCGTGAGCTGGGGGCTGGCGCACCGTCCGAAACGGGGCCGTACGATTGGTGGCGAGCTTTCGGAGATGCCAATCTGGATCAATTAGTGGAGGACGTGCTGGTTGTCAACAGCCAGCTGGCGGCTGCGGCGATCCGTATTCATCAGGCCCGGTTGCAGGCCGGCATTGCGGCCAGCAATGCATATCCAAGAATCTCCTCCGGGCTAGGGCTCAACGCCGGTCGCGAAACCGGTTCGCTCCGGGTTCAGGGCGATTATTCCGTTTCGCTCAGCTACGAGCTGGATCTCTGGGGCAAGCTGGCGGCCGAGCGCGACGCCGCGCGCTGGGCCGCAAGGGCCGCAGAGGCAGAACGTGAAGCGATCAGAATGACCCTCATCGGGGACACGGCGAAGCACTACTGGCAGATCGGCTATCTGAATCATGAGCTCGTCCGCAACGAGGCGGATATTGCCAATGCACAGAGGACGCTCGCCATCGTGCGGGGCCGGCATGAGGCCGGCGCCGCGCATGGCCTGGACGTCGTACGCGCCGAGCAAGGTGTGGCGACGCTGGAAGCGCTGAGGCTGAACCTGCTGGCGCAGCGCACGCGTCATCGGAATGACCTCGCGATCCTGCTGGACCGCCCGCCACAGGGCTGGCTGCACGAACCTGGGCATCTGCCCGAAGGGCACTTGCCAGGCGTACCCGATTCCCTGCCTGCGGATCTGTTAAGCCGTCGCCCCGACCTGCGCAAGGCCGAATTCGAGTTGCGCCGGTTGCTGGCGAGAATCAACCAGGCCCGTGCGGAGCTGTATCCCACTTTTTCGCTCGCCGGTAAGGCTGGGCGCTCCAGCGCCAGCCTCGTGGGTCTGCTGTCGAACCCGATTGACGGGATTGGACTAGGCGTTGTGCTGCCGTTGCTCGACTGGGGGATGCGGCAGCGAGGGGTAGAGGTTTCGCGCGACGAATACGAAGCCAACGTCGCCGAGTTCAGGAAAACGTGGTACACGGCGCTCGCCGAGGTTGATTCCGCCTTGTCGGGGCGCTGGCAGCTCGAGCAGCAGAAGTCCCTGCATGCCCTATCGTTGGAGCGGGCCCAGCGCGCAGAAGGGCTGGCTCGCGCTCGCTTTGTGGCAGGGCTGTCCGACGTGCAACCCTGGCTTGACGAGCAAAAACAGGTGCGCCAACTGCAGGGCGCTTGCGCGAAGAATCGCCTGGACCGATTGAACAATATGGTCACGCTGTACAAGGCGCTAGGCGGTGGTGCGTAG